One genomic segment of Natranaeroarchaeum aerophilus includes these proteins:
- the psmA gene encoding archaeal proteasome endopeptidase complex subunit alpha: protein MQGQAQQQAYDRGITIFSPDGRLYQVEYAREAVKRGTASIGVRTEDGVVLAVDKRIRSPLLEGTSVEKLHKADDHIGIASAGHVADARQLIDFARQNAQTNRLRYGEPVGVETLTKEVTDHIQQYTQVGGARPFGVALIIGGIENGEPRLYETDPSGTPYEWKALAVGADRGDIQEFLEENYDGGDSLDDGIVLALEALASVNDDELNPEGLALATIETETEEYAELDTDEIREYLEANDLLAGEDADDEDEEDDEE, encoded by the coding sequence ATGCAGGGACAAGCTCAACAGCAGGCCTACGACCGAGGGATTACGATCTTCTCCCCGGACGGACGGCTCTATCAGGTAGAATACGCCCGCGAAGCGGTCAAACGCGGCACAGCCAGCATCGGTGTTCGAACGGAAGATGGCGTCGTTCTTGCCGTCGACAAGCGCATCCGATCGCCGCTGCTCGAAGGAACCAGCGTCGAGAAGCTCCACAAGGCCGACGACCACATCGGCATCGCCAGCGCGGGCCACGTGGCCGACGCCCGCCAGCTGATCGACTTCGCGCGCCAGAACGCCCAGACGAACCGCCTGCGCTACGGCGAGCCGGTCGGCGTCGAGACGCTCACGAAGGAGGTCACCGACCACATCCAGCAGTACACGCAGGTCGGTGGCGCACGCCCCTTCGGCGTCGCGCTGATCATCGGCGGCATCGAGAACGGCGAACCCCGTCTCTACGAGACGGACCCCTCCGGGACGCCGTACGAATGGAAGGCGCTCGCCGTCGGTGCCGACCGCGGCGACATCCAGGAGTTCCTCGAAGAGAACTACGACGGCGGCGACAGTCTGGACGACGGCATCGTCCTGGCGCTCGAAGCACTCGCCTCCGTGAACGACGACGAACTGAACCCCGAAGGACTCGCGCTGGCAACGATCGAAACCGAGACCGAGGAGTACGCCGAACTCGATACCGACGAGATCCGCGAGTATCTCGAGGCCAACGATCTGCTCGCTGGCGAGGACGCCGACGACGAAGACGAAGAAGACGACGAGGAGTAA
- a CDS encoding DUF1918 domain-containing protein, producing MSYEEDDSVILHDEHSEYDGEEGTVTQVMETMFGDETYTVSFEDGQETGISEDSLEAAE from the coding sequence ATGAGCTACGAAGAAGACGACAGCGTCATTCTGCACGACGAGCACAGCGAGTACGACGGTGAGGAAGGGACGGTCACGCAGGTCATGGAGACGATGTTCGGCGACGAGACCTACACCGTCAGCTTCGAGGACGGTCAGGAGACCGGCATCTCCGAGGACTCGCTGGAAGCAGCAGAGTAA
- a CDS encoding Rpp14/Pop5 family protein translates to MKHLPKHVRPHWRYLAVVLESSPEATLSRGAFQRELWYAAQNLIGDAGSADADLTVLDFSFAEGQGETVVRARHGHVTEARAALACIDSINSHEIGIRLTGISGTIRACEEKYLGRGTEVSDERNVVFDGERRSALIRDDLVDVAVDGSYVGAMTLDLQ, encoded by the coding sequence ATGAAACACCTCCCCAAACACGTCCGCCCGCACTGGCGCTATCTCGCCGTCGTGCTGGAGTCGTCGCCGGAGGCCACCCTCTCGCGGGGCGCGTTCCAGCGCGAACTCTGGTACGCTGCCCAGAATCTCATTGGTGATGCCGGAAGCGCCGACGCGGACCTGACCGTGCTCGACTTTTCGTTTGCGGAGGGACAGGGCGAGACTGTCGTCCGCGCCCGGCATGGACACGTCACCGAGGCACGTGCCGCGCTTGCCTGTATCGACAGTATCAACAGTCACGAAATCGGCATCCGTCTCACCGGTATCAGTGGCACGATCCGTGCCTGTGAAGAAAAGTATTTAGGACGAGGGACGGAAGTTTCGGACGAGAGAAACGTCGTGTTCGACGGCGAACGGCGATCTGCGCTCATCCGCGACGATCTGGTGGATGTCGCAGTCGACGGCTCGTACGTCGGCGCGATGACACTCGATTTACAGTGA
- a CDS encoding DUF7519 family protein: MSPGVDRSPTKPGTAISLAAGALAVVVLGVTMPPSAGLTIPGVAVIAAGLHYGRERVVTGGGVLLFGGVLVAGVGDAGVGPTLIAGALSVLAWDVAVNAVELGEQVGYEAETRSAELSHAAGTTAVGFGTAVAAYALYVPFEGGRPIVSVVLLTIAAVLLASALRVSSPMSTTTQ, encoded by the coding sequence GTGAGCCCCGGAGTCGACCGCTCGCCGACGAAGCCGGGAACTGCAATCTCGCTGGCCGCGGGGGCCCTCGCGGTGGTTGTCCTCGGCGTCACGATGCCGCCCTCGGCCGGGCTGACGATCCCCGGAGTCGCGGTGATTGCCGCGGGACTGCACTATGGTCGAGAACGGGTCGTCACTGGGGGCGGCGTACTCCTGTTTGGGGGGGTTCTCGTCGCCGGGGTCGGTGACGCGGGGGTCGGGCCGACCCTGATCGCCGGCGCGCTCTCGGTGCTCGCATGGGACGTCGCAGTCAACGCCGTCGAACTCGGCGAGCAGGTGGGCTACGAGGCCGAGACACGCTCTGCAGAGCTCTCTCACGCCGCCGGGACGACGGCGGTCGGCTTCGGCACGGCGGTTGCTGCCTACGCGCTCTACGTGCCCTTCGAGGGGGGCCGACCCATCGTTTCGGTCGTCCTGCTGACCATCGCCGCCGTGCTCCTCGCGTCGGCGCTCCGGGTCAGCTCGCCGATGTCAACGACCACCCAGTGA
- the fer gene encoding ferredoxin Fer — translation MGQLNYVDSDDLRDWLNEVESKESTLFLMAAIAYDEGASISELGSWYDRPNDEIQDWIDRLESGPIVLPVAEREGVAFDELADRSGLGRKTVVDWFASLEGKPVSEAANIVHRYSQEDTGPLIAGTESQVQYLDYEAIEERGWSIDDDDLFEKASEADLDTGEYGRFLVEPGETILEATENRELSWPYACRGGACANCAVILKEGDVAMPGQTILSGDQVERLNARLTCVGVPATAELKLVMNVQFLDELEELRLPSPMADSGSPV, via the coding sequence ATGGGACAACTGAACTACGTCGACAGTGACGACCTCCGGGACTGGCTCAACGAAGTCGAAAGCAAGGAGTCGACGCTGTTTCTGATGGCTGCGATCGCATACGATGAGGGAGCGTCCATCTCGGAGCTGGGGAGCTGGTACGACCGTCCGAACGACGAGATACAGGACTGGATCGACCGGCTCGAATCCGGGCCGATCGTGCTTCCGGTGGCCGAACGAGAGGGTGTTGCGTTCGACGAACTGGCAGACCGGTCGGGGCTAGGACGGAAGACCGTGGTCGACTGGTTTGCCTCGCTCGAAGGGAAGCCGGTCTCGGAGGCGGCGAACATCGTCCACCGGTACAGTCAGGAGGACACGGGGCCGCTGATCGCCGGTACCGAATCACAGGTTCAGTACCTCGATTACGAGGCGATCGAGGAGCGCGGCTGGTCGATCGACGACGATGATCTCTTCGAGAAGGCGTCGGAAGCGGATCTCGATACGGGCGAGTACGGTCGGTTCCTCGTCGAGCCCGGGGAGACGATCCTCGAAGCCACCGAAAATCGGGAGCTGTCCTGGCCCTACGCTTGCCGCGGTGGAGCCTGCGCGAACTGCGCGGTGATCCTCAAAGAGGGCGACGTTGCCATGCCCGGCCAGACGATTCTCAGCGGTGATCAGGTAGAGCGGCTCAACGCGCGGCTCACCTGCGTCGGTGTGCCCGCGACGGCGGAACTCAAACTCGTGATGAACGTCCAGTTCCTCGACGAACTGGAGGAGCTTCGGCTTCCCTCGCCGATGGCGGACTCCGGCTCCCCGGTGTGA
- a CDS encoding class I SAM-dependent methyltransferase gives MTRTPEDHGKRFDEIAPEYDDEKSPEYRTCVELVVEHAEPDGEETLLDLGAGTGAISLALAEDAGRVIGRDVSEGMLEQARRKASDRGVTNVEFDEGRFREPNVNEPVDVVTSNFAMHHLSDEEKREAIDVIAGLGPRKFVLGDVMFFGEPDPDEPFYSPEVDDPATVGMLADALTDVGFALTAVEPVHEQVGVLVAERSRDDGAQ, from the coding sequence ATGACGCGAACGCCTGAGGATCACGGGAAGCGCTTCGACGAGATCGCCCCGGAATACGACGACGAGAAAAGCCCGGAGTATCGCACATGTGTCGAACTCGTCGTCGAGCACGCCGAGCCGGACGGCGAGGAGACGCTTCTCGATCTCGGTGCCGGCACTGGAGCGATCTCGCTGGCGCTCGCCGAGGATGCGGGACGCGTGATCGGCCGGGACGTCAGCGAGGGGATGCTCGAACAGGCTCGCCGGAAAGCGAGCGATCGTGGAGTCACGAACGTCGAGTTCGACGAGGGACGCTTTCGCGAGCCGAACGTCAACGAGCCGGTCGACGTCGTCACCTCGAACTTCGCGATGCATCACCTCTCGGACGAGGAAAAGCGCGAGGCTATCGACGTGATCGCCGGACTGGGGCCACGAAAGTTCGTCCTCGGCGACGTGATGTTCTTCGGCGAACCGGATCCCGACGAACCGTTTTACAGCCCCGAAGTGGACGATCCGGCAACGGTGGGGATGCTCGCGGACGCGCTGACCGACGTCGGGTTCGCCCTGACGGCCGTCGAACCGGTGCACGAGCAGGTCGGCGTGCTCGTCGCAGAACGATCACGCGACGACGGCGCGCAATGA
- a CDS encoding RNase P subunit p30 family protein, with protein MYEAVQAWPDGDSTVARLAETASEYGYDGIVVRNAEDARRDRASFAEVREELGVDVVAASEITTDDPQRASGFVGNYRERDRLVIVGGGTNAINRFAVEQEHVDVLAHPMRGDGDFNHVLARAARDNGVRIEFDLSPVLRTTGGKRVQALRSLRKLRELVEQYDAPFVVSATPRSHLHLRAPRELAAVGETIGFDAGTIEAGLAEWDRLIERNREIQSESFIEPGVERGRYAEDT; from the coding sequence ATGTACGAGGCGGTACAGGCCTGGCCTGACGGTGACTCGACAGTCGCCCGGCTGGCCGAGACGGCAAGCGAGTACGGCTACGATGGGATCGTCGTCAGGAACGCCGAGGATGCCCGCCGCGACCGTGCTTCGTTCGCCGAAGTTCGGGAGGAACTCGGCGTCGACGTCGTCGCCGCCAGCGAGATCACGACTGATGACCCCCAGCGAGCCAGCGGGTTCGTCGGCAACTACCGCGAGCGGGATCGACTCGTCATCGTTGGGGGTGGAACGAACGCGATCAACCGCTTTGCGGTCGAACAGGAGCATGTCGACGTGCTCGCCCACCCGATGCGTGGTGATGGCGATTTCAACCACGTGCTCGCCCGTGCCGCCCGCGACAACGGCGTCCGGATCGAGTTCGACCTGTCCCCAGTCCTCCGGACGACCGGCGGCAAGCGGGTCCAGGCGCTCAGATCGCTCCGAAAGCTTCGAGAGCTCGTCGAGCAGTACGACGCGCCGTTCGTGGTGAGCGCAACGCCCCGGTCACACCTCCATCTGCGCGCACCGCGGGAACTCGCCGCCGTCGGCGAGACGATCGGGTTCGACGCCGGGACGATCGAGGCAGGACTCGCCGAGTGGGACCGACTGATCGAGCGCAACCGCGAGATTCAGTCCGAGTCGTTCATTGAGCCAGGGGTCGAACGTGGGAGATATGCGGAGGATACCTGA
- a CDS encoding RNA-binding protein, with product MASVPFHYIDLRTFCYATEDEKRVTEALQYYLPEEFEVDRAESEGHYGDRIVVLSARVETADDMRHVLRRVADIDEVDRFLDELDQRVDENCSLFLSLDKQSAFNGAAAVGDGITLRAKVEAYPAKKAAAVENAREAIEGVRDDAF from the coding sequence ATGGCGAGCGTTCCGTTCCATTACATCGACCTTCGCACGTTCTGTTACGCGACGGAGGACGAAAAGCGGGTCACTGAGGCGCTCCAGTACTATCTCCCCGAGGAGTTCGAGGTGGACCGCGCCGAAAGTGAGGGCCACTACGGCGACCGGATCGTCGTGCTCTCCGCCCGGGTCGAAACCGCCGACGACATGCGCCACGTCCTCCGACGCGTCGCGGATATCGACGAGGTGGATCGGTTCCTCGACGAACTCGACCAGCGCGTCGACGAGAACTGCTCGCTCTTTTTGAGCCTCGACAAGCAATCCGCGTTCAACGGGGCGGCGGCGGTCGGCGACGGGATCACCCTCCGCGCGAAAGTCGAAGCCTATCCCGCAAAGAAGGCCGCGGCCGTCGAGAACGCCCGCGAAGCGATCGAGGGCGTTCGCGACGACGCGTTCTGA